From the genome of Pseudomonas sp. gcc21, one region includes:
- a CDS encoding DUF1302 domain-containing protein codes for MTKKMHAWTLSALPLAISLASLSGAAHAVNFNIGPIDAQFDSQLSIGASVSTADADERFIHFGTSVDGVPQGGEAVARTSDDGRLNYESGDVFSKIFKGSHDLELRYGDSGAFFRGNYWYDFETKDGSQRFYDISDSGRHPLQQGSGVQLLDAFVYHNYFIGNNPGNVRLGRQVVSWGESTFIQNSINSINPIDVSAFRRPGAEIKEGLLPVEMLYLSQGLTDNLSMEAFYQLKWAPTVVDNCGTFFGTDTAGRGCTDRLVVAGPDRPQGDPTLQAGALAGLGVTDYIVRLKDKEASDSGQYGLAFRWYLPALNDTELGFYAMNYHSRAPLYSNIAGRALGPNALVGAGAIPAAALAAPGVIAPVEGYQGDLGPAGYFFEFPEDIRLYGLSFQTSLGGTSVGGEISYRPNMPMQISTGDMSRAALLTAVVPLGGGIAVPGSDNTHRGLAGNVDAGDYIQGYERKDYIQAQLTAVHFIDRIFGASRLALVGEVGVAHIGGISDAPGTTKYGRDSLFGQSPFADGSCSSNDGASPRGASWCETDGFYTSTSWGYRIRSSLEYSNVFAGVNLSPSLAWSHDVEGYGPSFQEDAKSISVGLNADYANKYNASLSYTNFFDGKYNTMVDRDFAALSVGVSF; via the coding sequence ATGACAAAAAAAATGCATGCCTGGACGCTTTCGGCGCTACCGCTGGCAATAAGCCTGGCCAGCCTTTCAGGAGCGGCACATGCGGTTAACTTCAATATTGGACCTATCGACGCACAATTTGATTCGCAGCTGTCGATCGGGGCGAGTGTCTCCACTGCAGACGCCGACGAGCGTTTCATCCACTTTGGTACCTCTGTCGACGGCGTGCCTCAAGGTGGCGAAGCCGTAGCGCGGACTAGCGATGATGGCCGTCTCAACTACGAGAGTGGCGACGTATTTTCCAAGATTTTCAAAGGCTCCCACGACCTGGAGTTGCGTTATGGAGATAGCGGCGCCTTCTTCCGTGGCAACTATTGGTACGACTTCGAAACCAAGGATGGCAGCCAGCGATTTTACGACATTAGCGATTCAGGTAGGCACCCGTTGCAGCAAGGCTCTGGTGTGCAATTGCTTGATGCCTTCGTCTATCACAACTACTTCATTGGCAATAATCCCGGCAACGTTCGACTCGGCCGCCAGGTAGTGAGCTGGGGTGAAAGTACCTTCATTCAGAATTCAATCAATTCGATCAACCCTATCGATGTCTCCGCTTTCCGCCGGCCTGGTGCTGAAATCAAAGAAGGATTGCTGCCCGTTGAGATGCTGTATCTGTCCCAAGGGCTGACGGACAACCTGAGCATGGAGGCCTTTTATCAGTTGAAGTGGGCGCCAACGGTGGTTGATAACTGCGGCACCTTCTTTGGCACAGATACTGCCGGTAGAGGCTGTACTGACCGCCTGGTTGTAGCGGGTCCGGACCGACCACAAGGTGATCCAACGCTGCAAGCCGGCGCATTGGCCGGTTTGGGTGTGACTGACTACATAGTACGTCTAAAAGATAAGGAAGCTAGCGATAGCGGCCAGTACGGTCTTGCGTTCCGCTGGTATCTGCCTGCTTTGAATGACACTGAGCTCGGCTTCTATGCGATGAACTACCACAGCCGTGCGCCTCTTTACTCAAATATCGCTGGCCGGGCGTTGGGGCCGAACGCCTTGGTAGGCGCCGGAGCGATACCAGCTGCTGCGTTGGCAGCTCCCGGTGTAATCGCACCAGTCGAAGGCTATCAAGGAGACTTGGGGCCGGCCGGGTATTTCTTCGAGTTTCCTGAAGACATCCGTCTTTACGGTTTGAGCTTCCAGACCTCGCTCGGTGGTACCTCCGTTGGGGGCGAAATCTCTTACCGGCCAAACATGCCCATGCAAATCAGTACCGGTGATATGAGCCGGGCCGCATTGCTGACAGCTGTAGTGCCGCTCGGCGGCGGGATCGCCGTACCCGGAAGCGACAACACCCATCGTGGCCTGGCCGGCAACGTAGACGCTGGAGATTACATCCAGGGTTACGAGCGTAAGGATTACATCCAAGCCCAGCTTACAGCGGTGCATTTCATCGACCGCATTTTTGGAGCAAGTCGTCTTGCCTTGGTCGGGGAAGTGGGTGTCGCCCACATCGGCGGCATCAGTGACGCTCCCGGAACGACAAAATATGGGCGTGACTCACTATTTGGCCAAAGCCCATTCGCCGATGGAAGCTGCTCATCTAACGATGGCGCTTCGCCAAGAGGCGCTAGCTGGTGCGAAACGGATGGCTTCTACACCAGTACCTCGTGGGGTTATCGCATTCGCTCGAGCCTGGAGTACAGCAACGTTTTCGCCGGCGTGAACCTCAGTCCGAGCTTGGCATGGTCGCATGACGTGGAAGGCTACGGTCCGAGCTTCCAGGAGGACGCAAAGTCTATCAGCGTCGGTTTGAATGCTGATTACGCTAACAAGTACAACGCCAGCCTGAGTTACACCAACTTCTTCGATGGCAAGTACAACACCATGGTTGACCGTGACTTCGCTGCGTTGAGCGTTGGCGTCAGTTTCTAA
- a CDS encoding AraC family transcriptional regulator, which translates to MNQSFPPLPCQRLQERAFWAQGICKTLELFGKSVRDLPADLRAHCAPSDLSLAQISQTDMNRLWHIAGRLTQDDTFGLLMGNRYHSSTIELLTLAASSSETVGDAIQRMVRYMPVFSTQVQLFSLEDEHFLTLYFEPRGTPHALHLESVAAQCQKIWKVLEDGRHPLVLETRLTTEHDKQRGRCEELMGGRVRFGSKRVAVRMDRRLLSNSLPSADAFLRRRLDFALEDMLNDLPNVDFAEQVKQRIRVLVSEREISEELVATPFNMSPRHLRRKLSETRTTYEKLLDEVRMELAMRLIQEGRLNLGRIAFELGFLDPSSFTRAFRRWTGMSPTAFRSELQGKATGLIG; encoded by the coding sequence ATGAACCAGTCTTTTCCCCCACTACCCTGCCAAAGGCTTCAGGAACGGGCGTTTTGGGCGCAGGGAATATGTAAAACACTTGAGCTTTTCGGTAAAAGCGTAAGAGATCTCCCGGCAGATCTGCGGGCGCATTGCGCACCCAGCGATCTAAGCCTTGCCCAGATCAGCCAGACTGACATGAATCGCCTATGGCATATCGCTGGCCGATTGACTCAGGATGACACCTTCGGGCTGTTGATGGGCAACCGATATCATTCCAGTACCATCGAACTCCTCACCCTCGCAGCGAGCAGCAGCGAAACGGTGGGCGATGCAATCCAGCGCATGGTTCGCTACATGCCTGTCTTCAGTACCCAGGTTCAGCTGTTTTCCCTCGAAGATGAACATTTCCTGACGCTGTATTTCGAGCCGCGCGGTACACCCCATGCTCTCCACCTGGAGTCCGTCGCTGCGCAATGCCAGAAAATCTGGAAGGTGCTGGAGGACGGAAGACATCCGCTGGTATTGGAGACCCGCCTGACAACAGAGCACGACAAACAACGCGGCCGCTGCGAGGAATTGATGGGCGGTCGGGTACGCTTCGGATCGAAACGAGTAGCTGTACGCATGGACCGGCGCTTGTTGAGTAATTCGCTGCCTTCGGCAGATGCCTTTCTGCGTCGGCGTCTCGATTTTGCCCTGGAAGACATGCTGAATGATCTGCCTAATGTGGATTTTGCCGAACAAGTGAAACAGCGCATTCGCGTTCTGGTCTCCGAACGGGAGATTTCCGAGGAACTGGTTGCTACACCCTTCAACATGAGCCCTCGCCATCTAAGGCGCAAGCTCAGCGAAACCCGGACGACTTATGAAAAGCTGCTGGACGAGGTCAGGATGGAGCTTGCAATGCGGCTTATTCAGGAAGGACGGCTGAACCTGGGCCGAATCGCGTTTGAACTTGGTTTCCTCGACCCAAGCAGCTTCACGCGCGCATTCCGCCGCTGGACAGGCATGAGCCCTACGGCGTTTCGCAGTGAATTACAGGGCAAGGCAACGGGCTTGATTGGCTGA